In Candidatus Latescibacter sp., the following are encoded in one genomic region:
- a CDS encoding MBL fold metallo-hydrolase: MNRNINFNLNYDQPIKIADDVYWVGFYDMELNLHCNPYLIIDNGEAVLIDSGSRPDFPTVLMKILQTGISPNQIKALIYHHYDPDLCGNIPSFEDIIGADNLQLISAKENMPYIRHYSVSFPLITLEESGFRYSFTSG; encoded by the coding sequence ATGAATCGCAATATAAACTTCAACCTCAATTATGACCAGCCAATAAAAATTGCTGATGATGTTTATTGGGTTGGATTCTATGACATGGAATTAAACCTGCATTGTAATCCTTATCTTATTATCGATAATGGCGAGGCGGTATTGATTGACAGCGGAAGCCGCCCCGATTTTCCCACTGTCTTAATGAAAATACTTCAGACCGGTATCTCGCCTAATCAAATCAAAGCATTGATTTATCATCATTATGATCCCGATCTTTGTGGGAATATCCCCAGTTTTGAGGACATTATAGGTGCGGATAATTTACAGCTAATATCCGCCAAAGAAAATATGCCTTATATTCGTCATTATTCTGTTTCTTTTCCGCTTATAACGCTTGAAGAATCGGGATTCCGCTACTCTTTTACATCCGG